Part of the Lysobacter enzymogenes genome is shown below.
GGTCGATATCGAACTGGCCGACTGGCGCACCCAGTTGGCCGAAGCGCAGGCCGACCTGATCGATCGCCAGGGCCAGCTCGCCGGTTTGCTCGGTTTTCCGGGCTGGCGTCCGCACGGCGAAGGCGAGCTGCGCCCGTTGCCGATCGCGGCGACGCCGGCAGCCTCCACCGGCGACAGCCCGGCGGTGATCGCCTCGCGCAAGGAAGAAGCGGCGGCGCTGGCGAAGGTCGACGCGGCGCGCCGCGACCGGCTGCCGAATTTCTCCGTCAACGGCGGCCGGTTCTGGACTACCCAGCCTTACGGCCAAACCTATTCGCTCGGCTTCGAGATCGAAGTGCCGTTGTTCGACACCCGCCGCGGCGCCTATCAGCAGGCGCGCGCGCAGGCCGAGTCGGCGAGCCTGCAACGCACCCTGACCGAAGCGCAGTCCAATGCCGACGTGGAACGCTACCGCGCCCAGGTCGAGCAGCGCAGCGCCGCGCTGGCGCAGTTCGAACAGCAGCTCGCGCCGCGCCTGCCGCAGTTGCAGGCGATGGCCGACGACGCGTACCGGCTCGGCCGCAGTTCGGTGCTGGAGCTGATCGACGCGACCCGGATGCGCTACCAGACGTCGCTGAGCCGCGACGAACTGGTCGCGAACCTGATGGAAGCGCAGCTGCGCCTGCAAGCCGCGCGCGGCGAGTTCGCGCAGGCGCGGCCGTGAGCGGGCGGCGGCGCAGGATCGATGCGCGCGCGGCGCGCGGCCTGGTCTGGGACGTCCTGTATCTGGCGCTGTGCGCGACGGTGCTGGCCGGCTGCGTCTCGGCGCCGCGCGATGGCACGTTCTCGTCGTGGTGGCGCAAGCCGGTGCTGGCGGTGATGCCGGCCGCCGGGTTGGACGCCGGCGTCGACCGGCGCTGCCTGTCCGGCGACGAAGCGAAGGTCGCGGTGGTCGCGTTCCGGGTCGGGCGGGTGCCGGCGTACCGGCAGGCGTTCGCGCTGCCGTCCGCCACCGCGCTGCGCGAAGGCGATGCGGTGTGGGTGCGGCCGCGGACCTGCGAACTGGATGCGGTCGGCGCGCAGCGCTGAGCCCGCGCTCAGGACTGCAACGCCGGCCGCAATCCGCCATCGCCGCACGCGCGCGGCGCGCGCGGGAACGCCAGCGCGATCGCCGCGGCCGCCAGGCCGACCAGCATCGAACCGACATACAGCCAGGTGTAGCTGCCGTAGCGGTCGTACAGCCAGCCGCCGACGACCGGCCCCAGCGCCATGCCGAGGCTCGACAGCAGGGTCGCCGCGCCGAGCACGCCGCCGAGGATGCGCGGGTCGAACGCGTCGCGCGCGAGCGAGGCGTACAAGGGCATGGTGCCGCCGTAGGCCATGCCGAACACCAGCGCCACCGCGTAGAAACCGTCGAGCTGGTTCACCGCCAGATAGCTCACCGCGGCGACCGCTTGCAGCAACAGGCCGCCGACCAGGATGCGCTTGGCGCCGTAGCGGTCGGCGAGGGTGCCGAACAACAGGCGCCCACCGAGCCCGGCCGCGCCTTCCATGCTGTAGATGGTGACCGCGGCGGTCACCGGCAGGCCGCAGCCGATGGCGTAGCTGACGGTGTGGAAGATCGGCCCGGAGTGCGCGGCGCAGCAGGCGAAGTAGGCCGCGCCCAGCACGATGAAGGGGCGCGAACGCAGCGCCCGCGCCATCGTCGCCGGCGCGCCGCCATCGGCATCGCCGGCGGCGACGCGCGGCGCCGGCCGCTGCGCGTTCGGCGCGGCGCGCACGAACCACACCGCCGGCAAGGTCAGCGCCCACGCCAGCACGCCGACGATCAGCAAGGTGGTGCGCCAGTCGTAGCGGCTGATCAGCCACGCCACCAGCGGCGACAAGGTCATCGGCGCGACGCCGACGCCGGCGGAGACCAGCGAGATCGCGAGGTTGCGCCGGCGTTCGAACGCCGCCGCGGTGGCGGCGATCACCGGCGCGAAGAACGCCGCCGCGGCCGCGCCGAGCAGCACGCCGTAGGCCAACTGGAACTGCAGCAGGCTGCCGGCGCGGCTGGCCAGCACGCAGGCCAGCCCGAGCAGCAGCGCGCCGGCGAAGGCGACCGCGCGCGGCCCGATCCGGTCGCTGAGCAGGCCCCAGCCGAACCCGGCCACGCCCATGCTGAGGAAGGCCAGGGTCATCGCCGCCGACAGTCCGGCGCGCGACCAACCGGTCGCCGCGCCCATCGGCCCCAGCAACACCGCCAGCGCGAACACCGCGCCGGCGGCGACGCAGCCGAGCACGGCGCCGGCGGCGACCAGGGACCAGTTGCGGTCGAGCGGAGCGGCGGCAGAGTCGTTCATGCGGACATTCCCGTGGGACTTACCTGAGCGACGAACGGGGCCGCGCGAAATCGACGGGTGCGGACCGACATTCGCCGGATCGACATTCGCCGGATCGACGGGCGGCCCGCGCCAGCCTCGCGCACCCTGGCACCGCCGCGCGTGCGCCTGTGTGAACGAGCCGTAAGCTCTGTGAGCCTGCCGCTGCGCGGGCGCATGCCAGAATCGGCCTTCCTTTCGCTGCGGCGCGCGTGTCCCTATGGAATGGCTTTCCGACCCGACCATCTGGATGGGTCTGGCGACCCTGGTGGTGCTGGAGATCGTCCTCGGCATCGACAACCTGGTCTTCATCGCCATCCTCGCCGACAAGCTGCCGCCGCATCAGCGCGACAAGGCGCGGGTGATCGGACTGAGCCTGGCGCTGGTGATGCGGCTGGCGTTGCTGGCGACGCTGTCGTGGATCATGCGCCTGACCGCGCCGCTGTTCTCGCTGTTCGGCCACCCCTTCTCCGGCCGCGACCTGATCCTGCTCGGCGGCGGCCTGTTCCTGCTGTTCAAGGCGACGATGGAATTGCACGAACGCCTGGAACCGCCGGCCGAGCATGGCGCCGGCGGCAAGGCCTACGCCGCGTTCGGGCTGGTGGTGCTGCAGATCGTGGTGCTGGACGCGGTGTTCTCGCTCGACTCGGTGATCACCGCGGTCGGCATGGTCGACGAGTTGGGGGTGATGTTCGCCGCGGTGATCGTCGCGATGGCGGTGATGCTGCTGGCGAGCAAGCCGCTGACCCGTTTCGTCGGCCGCCACCCGACCGTGGTGGTGCTGTGCCTGGGCTTCCTGCTGATGATCGGCTTCAGCCTGGTCGCCGAGGGCCTGGGCTTCAAGATTCCCAAGGGGTATCTGTACGCGGCGATCGCGTTCTCGATTCTGATCGAGAGCTTCAACCAGTGGTCGCAGGCCAACCGCGATCGCCACGCGCGCCGGCTGCCGTTCCGCCAGCGCACCGCCGAAGCGGTGACGCGGCTGCTCGGGGCGCGGCCCGGCGGCGAGCACGCGCAGGCCGAGCGCGCGGGCGCCGCGGCGGCCGCGGCCGAGCCGGGGCTGGAGGCGGCCGAGCACGACATGATCCGCAGCGTGCTGACCCTGGCCGAGCGCTCGGTCGCCAGCGTCATGACGGTGCGCGCCGACATCCAGTGGATCGACGCGCGGCGCGGGCCGGAACACGCGGCGCAGCGTTTGATCGCCACGCCGCACACGCGCCTGCTGGTGTGCGACGGCGAACTCGACGATCTGCAGGGCGTGGTCGCCAGCCGCGACCTGCTCGCCGGCGTGCTGGCGGGCCGCCCGCTGGCGCTGGCCGAACACCTGCGCGAGCCGCTGACCCTGCCCGAGTCGAGCACCGCGTTGCGCGCGCTGGAGCGCATCCGCGAGCACCCGATCGCGCTGGCGGTGGTGGTCAACGAATACGGCGGCGTCGAAGGCCTGGTCACCGCCAACGACCTGCTCGCGGCCATCGCCGGCGACCTGGTCGACACCCGCGACGCCGATTTCGGCATCGAGCGCGGCGAGGACGGCGCCTGGATCGTCGACGCCTCGATCTCGCTGGAAGACCTGTTCCGCGCCACCGGCATCGCGCTGGAGCGGCAGGCCTCCTATGTCAGCGTGACCGGCCTGTTCCTGCACCGGCTCGAACGCCTGCCGGCGGTCGGCGACCGCGTGCGCAGCGGCGGCTGGGAGCTGGAGGCGCTGAGCCTGGAACGCCGCCGGGTCGGCCGCGCGCGGCTGACGCCGGTCTGAGCGGCCGAGCGGCGCGGCGCGCTGTGCCGAGGAGAAAAGCGATGTCCGTCACGCCGGCGCGGCGAGCCACCGCGACGGCGCGCACGGCTTGCAATAGACCGATTCCGCACAAGCCTGCGCCGGATCGGCGAATCCGTCTGCGAATCAAGTCCTTAGCGGGCGCGTCCTGAGCCGGAAAGGCATCGATCGCGCATTCATCCGACACACATATTGCGCTGCAGCGTGCAGTCGCCGAATTCGCCTGCTTAGTCTAACGGCCGTTTCAATTCCGGTATTCAATCTGCGAGTTGGAGCAAACTCTCGGGTCGTCAGGCAGCGCCGCGCAAGGATTCCGGCCATGAACAGTCCCCGCGCCAATTCGAGCGATACCCGCCGGCGC
Proteins encoded:
- a CDS encoding TolC family protein, encoding MKWRFVLSLTMLVVAAPATAAEQPPESVDLPAVLTLARGASPRLELERKQIALAQAERTTAGAYPNPSLSFERARQPGELTNFSSKVARQWSVQQQILLPGQRSSRVRAADLGVDAARSRLTATGNDLTADAGTAYVELLQAQNKRVALEQGMADLDRLRGIVAGRQSVGMASRYDVLRVDIELADWRTQLAEAQADLIDRQGQLAGLLGFPGWRPHGEGELRPLPIAATPAASTGDSPAVIASRKEEAAALAKVDAARRDRLPNFSVNGGRFWTTQPYGQTYSLGFEIEVPLFDTRRGAYQQARAQAESASLQRTLTEAQSNADVERYRAQVEQRSAALAQFEQQLAPRLPQLQAMADDAYRLGRSSVLELIDATRMRYQTSLSRDELVANLMEAQLRLQAARGEFAQARP
- a CDS encoding MFS transporter, which encodes MNDSAAAPLDRNWSLVAAGAVLGCVAAGAVFALAVLLGPMGAATGWSRAGLSAAMTLAFLSMGVAGFGWGLLSDRIGPRAVAFAGALLLGLACVLASRAGSLLQFQLAYGVLLGAAAAAFFAPVIAATAAAFERRRNLAISLVSAGVGVAPMTLSPLVAWLISRYDWRTTLLIVGVLAWALTLPAVWFVRAAPNAQRPAPRVAAGDADGGAPATMARALRSRPFIVLGAAYFACCAAHSGPIFHTVSYAIGCGLPVTAAVTIYSMEGAAGLGGRLLFGTLADRYGAKRILVGGLLLQAVAAVSYLAVNQLDGFYAVALVFGMAYGGTMPLYASLARDAFDPRILGGVLGAATLLSSLGMALGPVVGGWLYDRYGSYTWLYVGSMLVGLAAAAIALAFPRAPRACGDGGLRPALQS
- a CDS encoding TerC family protein; its protein translation is MEWLSDPTIWMGLATLVVLEIVLGIDNLVFIAILADKLPPHQRDKARVIGLSLALVMRLALLATLSWIMRLTAPLFSLFGHPFSGRDLILLGGGLFLLFKATMELHERLEPPAEHGAGGKAYAAFGLVVLQIVVLDAVFSLDSVITAVGMVDELGVMFAAVIVAMAVMLLASKPLTRFVGRHPTVVVLCLGFLLMIGFSLVAEGLGFKIPKGYLYAAIAFSILIESFNQWSQANRDRHARRLPFRQRTAEAVTRLLGARPGGEHAQAERAGAAAAAAEPGLEAAEHDMIRSVLTLAERSVASVMTVRADIQWIDARRGPEHAAQRLIATPHTRLLVCDGELDDLQGVVASRDLLAGVLAGRPLALAEHLREPLTLPESSTALRALERIREHPIALAVVVNEYGGVEGLVTANDLLAAIAGDLVDTRDADFGIERGEDGAWIVDASISLEDLFRATGIALERQASYVSVTGLFLHRLERLPAVGDRVRSGGWELEALSLERRRVGRARLTPV